Proteins from a genomic interval of Nautilia sp. PV-1:
- the ccsA gene encoding cytochrome c biogenesis protein CcsA encodes MIKKLYNVFFSLETAVVLSLVFILGQMYATLGFSTMAQAWGYVYETKWFEAIMWLLGINLVGVMLRYKTYKKLPVFILHLSVIIILIGAAVTRYFGYEGTLHLRNGETKNVIMVEKSKSNPSNVYPKKLGFEIRLDKFVLRKYPGSMQPSSYDSYVTVIDKAHNKTFKYHIYMNHILVYRGYRFYQASYDMDAQGSILSVNHDPGMYITYFGYALMAIGFFWSMAYRRSRFMLTVKKLKQSGLFAFLLMMLLGNGYVHANEINNLPKISKQAADLWAHVLVQQSGRIEPMDTLDLDIIHKLTLKSKMYGLSYNQLVAGMVAYPSKYQNLPLIYVGHPKIRKLLGIKGKYAPYSAFFLPNGDFRFSKEIDEAFKTPNKDRNVLQREWIKINDRVYVAFEVYTAKIFKIFPTPKAEKMNYRWFSIADIAQAVKMNLMNPMDAQFYYNMFANLAEAMKNNDLKAMKQIEEKIYALQKNYSGKILPSETKVKWEIIYNRLQIFPKLIGAYTLLGLIAIFLGFFEIIKLKRYKKVETAVVLFGYLALCVHTANMLLRWYVAGHAPWSDAYESIIFIAWGSAFASLVFFRKSMLALGAGLFVAGMFMMVAHLNNISPQITNMVPVLKSYWLLIHVAVITSSYGFLGVGSMLGLLNLILFAMNKKYKLETQIKQLNNIIYISLYIGLALLSIGTFLGGVWANESWGRYWSWDPKETWSLISMIVYALVIHGKMMPKLRGEFIFSLMSFLSFFFILMTYFGVNFYIAQGLHSYGQGVADGYGWINIIFAGMGAWFAILILGLVQNILNKVSKPVKIDNNEYHPDKG; translated from the coding sequence ATGATTAAAAAGTTATACAATGTGTTTTTCTCATTGGAAACTGCTGTAGTTCTGTCTTTGGTTTTTATATTAGGACAGATGTATGCAACTTTAGGTTTCAGCACTATGGCTCAGGCCTGGGGTTACGTTTATGAAACAAAATGGTTTGAAGCTATTATGTGGCTTTTAGGTATTAATTTAGTTGGTGTGATGTTAAGATATAAAACTTATAAAAAGCTACCGGTGTTTATACTGCATTTATCGGTGATTATTATATTGATCGGAGCGGCTGTTACCAGATATTTCGGGTATGAAGGCACGCTTCATTTAAGAAACGGTGAAACAAAAAACGTTATTATGGTGGAAAAAAGTAAATCGAACCCTTCAAACGTTTATCCTAAAAAACTAGGTTTTGAAATAAGACTGGATAAATTCGTATTAAGAAAATATCCGGGAAGTATGCAGCCAAGCAGTTATGACAGTTATGTCACTGTTATAGACAAAGCTCATAATAAAACTTTTAAATATCATATATATATGAACCATATTCTGGTTTACAGAGGTTACAGATTTTATCAGGCAAGTTACGATATGGATGCTCAGGGAAGTATTTTATCAGTTAACCATGATCCCGGAATGTATATAACCTATTTCGGTTATGCTTTAATGGCTATTGGATTTTTCTGGAGTATGGCTTACAGAAGAAGCAGATTTATGCTTACAGTTAAAAAACTTAAACAAAGCGGACTGTTTGCATTTTTATTAATGATGCTGCTCGGCAACGGTTATGTACATGCCAATGAAATCAACAATCTGCCTAAAATATCAAAGCAGGCTGCAGATTTATGGGCCCATGTACTTGTCCAGCAAAGCGGTAGAATCGAACCTATGGATACGCTTGATTTGGATATTATCCATAAACTGACACTTAAATCCAAAATGTATGGCTTAAGTTACAATCAGCTGGTAGCTGGAATGGTGGCATATCCTTCTAAGTATCAGAATCTGCCTCTTATTTACGTAGGACATCCAAAAATCAGAAAATTACTCGGAATTAAAGGTAAATATGCACCTTACAGCGCATTTTTCCTTCCTAACGGAGATTTCAGATTTTCAAAAGAGATTGATGAAGCGTTTAAAACACCGAATAAAGACAGAAATGTCCTACAAAGGGAATGGATTAAAATTAACGACAGGGTTTATGTGGCTTTTGAAGTATATACGGCCAAAATATTTAAAATATTCCCGACTCCAAAAGCGGAAAAAATGAATTACAGATGGTTTAGTATTGCGGATATTGCACAGGCTGTGAAAATGAATCTTATGAATCCGATGGACGCACAGTTTTATTACAACATGTTTGCAAATCTTGCGGAAGCTATGAAAAACAACGATTTAAAAGCAATGAAGCAGATAGAAGAAAAAATTTACGCGTTGCAAAAAAATTACAGCGGAAAAATTTTACCTAGTGAAACAAAAGTAAAATGGGAAATTATTTATAACAGACTTCAGATATTCCCTAAACTTATAGGCGCATATACTCTTTTAGGTTTAATTGCGATCTTCTTAGGATTTTTTGAAATTATTAAACTGAAAAGATATAAAAAAGTTGAAACGGCTGTGGTTCTTTTCGGTTATTTGGCTTTATGTGTTCATACGGCAAATATGTTGTTAAGATGGTATGTTGCCGGTCATGCTCCTTGGTCGGATGCTTATGAGTCAATCATATTTATTGCATGGGGCAGTGCATTTGCATCGCTTGTCTTCTTTAGAAAATCTATGCTTGCATTGGGTGCGGGTCTGTTTGTTGCAGGTATGTTTATGATGGTTGCACACTTAAACAACATATCTCCGCAGATTACGAATATGGTGCCGGTGCTTAAATCGTACTGGCTGCTGATACATGTTGCGGTAATTACATCAAGTTACGGTTTCTTGGGTGTGGGAAGTATGCTTGGCCTGTTGAATCTTATTCTGTTTGCTATGAATAAAAAATATAAACTCGAAACACAGATAAAACAGTTAAACAACATCATTTACATTTCATTATATATCGGACTGGCTTTATTAAGTATCGGTACTTTCTTAGGCGGTGTATGGGCTAACGAGTCATGGGGTAGATACTGGTCTTGGGACCCTAAAGAAACATGGAGTCTTATTTCTATGATTGTTTACGCTTTGGTTATTCACGGAAAAATGATGCCGAAACTAAGAGGAGAATTTATATTTTCATTAATGAGCTTTTTAAGCTTCTTCTTTATTTTAATGACATATTTCGGAGTGAATTTCTATATTGCCCAGGGTCTTCACAGTTACGGTCAGGGAGTTGCGGACGGTTACGGATGGATCAATATTATCTTTGCGGGAATGGGTGCATGGTTTGCTATTTTGATTTTAGGGCTTGTTCAGAATATTTTAAACAAAGTGTCAAAACCTGTAAAAATAGACAATAACGAATATCATCCAGATAAAGGGTAA
- the hemA gene encoding glutamyl-tRNA reductase produces the protein MYFVISFNYRNSDVVLRSKLAKLTLEDFKDFKEVFLLSTCNRIEVVFDKKQDLTELYDKVYKKVITPEELVKAEVYEDGDAIEHVFKVAASLDSMVVGETQITGQLKEAFYEAYEKHFIGQDLTRLIHFSFKCAKKVRNQTQISSEPVSVASIAVRRAKEELKDLSGYSAVVVGVGDTARIVCKNLIKEGVNIVLVNRTVENAFALKEELGDDVNIDIHSIEKLPKLINNYRLLFSATASNYPIIRNEDVKPTSFKRLWFDLAIPSDIEDDLCDSITLIKVDDLKEISERNLQKRQEELKCANELIKRCVEEFEKYLQSVSIDPVIKFLQEKAHECADTALKNAVKKKYIPAEVADEVEKVLHNAFKRFLHHPNITLRKMADSAEVDVLVSSVKRLFGMNGESIDMNKCEYHMEKGIFK, from the coding sequence ATGTATTTTGTAATTAGTTTTAATTATAGAAACTCTGATGTAGTATTAAGAAGCAAATTAGCAAAACTCACTTTAGAAGATTTCAAAGACTTTAAAGAAGTCTTTCTTCTTTCCACCTGTAACAGAATAGAAGTTGTATTTGATAAAAAACAGGATTTAACAGAGCTTTACGATAAGGTATATAAAAAAGTTATAACACCGGAAGAGTTGGTAAAAGCCGAAGTTTATGAAGATGGAGATGCTATTGAGCATGTTTTTAAAGTTGCGGCCAGTCTTGATTCGATGGTTGTAGGTGAAACTCAGATTACGGGGCAGTTAAAAGAAGCTTTTTATGAGGCTTATGAAAAGCATTTTATCGGGCAGGATTTAACAAGGCTTATACATTTTTCTTTTAAATGCGCAAAAAAAGTCAGAAATCAGACACAAATATCAAGCGAACCTGTAAGTGTGGCTAGTATAGCCGTAAGAAGGGCAAAAGAGGAATTAAAAGATTTAAGCGGTTACAGCGCGGTTGTTGTTGGTGTAGGAGATACTGCAAGAATTGTATGTAAAAATTTAATAAAAGAGGGCGTAAATATTGTACTTGTAAACAGAACGGTTGAAAATGCTTTTGCTTTAAAAGAAGAATTAGGAGATGATGTAAATATAGATATACATTCTATTGAAAAACTTCCTAAATTAATAAACAATTACCGATTACTTTTCAGTGCTACGGCCTCGAATTATCCGATTATAAGAAATGAAGACGTTAAACCTACATCTTTTAAAAGATTATGGTTTGATTTAGCGATACCAAGCGATATTGAAGATGATTTATGTGACAGTATTACATTAATAAAAGTAGATGACTTAAAAGAAATAAGTGAAAGAAATTTACAAAAAAGACAAGAAGAGCTTAAATGTGCGAATGAACTGATTAAAAGATGTGTTGAAGAATTTGAAAAATATCTTCAGTCTGTTTCAATTGATCCTGTAATTAAATTCTTGCAGGAAAAAGCACACGAATGTGCAGATACGGCTCTTAAAAATGCCGTTAAGAAAAAATATATTCCGGCAGAAGTGGCGGATGAAGTTGAAAAAGTATTGCATAACGCTTTTAAAAGATTTCTTCATCATCCGAATATTACTCTTAGAAAAATGGCTGACAGCGCGGAAGTGGATGTTTTGGTCTCATCTGTCAAAAGACTTTTCGGTATGAATGGGGAAAGTATAGATATGAATAAGTGTGAGTATCATATGGAAAAAGGTATATTTAAATAA
- the hemE gene encoding uroporphyrinogen decarboxylase yields the protein MIFVDACFGKETDYTPVWMMRQAGRYLPEYMEVRRKVGNFLDMTRNPEVVAEVTIQPIDILDVDAAILFSDILNLPMEMGLPLRFEKGVGPVFDKTIDTEEDIETLDSSADEKLEYVYKGVKLIRERLPEEKALIGFAGSPWTIATYMVEGRGSKQYAKIKKMVYSNPMMLHRLLAFNTKETIEYLSKQIEAGANAVMVFDSWGGALEKEKFFEFSWNYMREIAKNIKSKYPHIPVILFSKGVGLYMDEMDGEFDVVGVDWATPIDHALRIFKDNYTLQGNMEPTRLYSKTATKEAVQRIADIMKGHRHIFNLGHGILPDVPVENAKYFVNLCKELTRRG from the coding sequence ATGATATTTGTAGATGCATGTTTTGGTAAAGAGACGGATTATACTCCCGTATGGATGATGAGGCAGGCCGGAAGATACCTGCCTGAATATATGGAAGTAAGGCGTAAAGTCGGAAATTTTCTTGATATGACGAGAAATCCGGAAGTAGTGGCGGAAGTGACTATTCAGCCTATTGACATACTTGACGTTGATGCGGCAATACTTTTTAGCGATATATTAAATCTTCCGATGGAAATGGGGCTGCCTTTAAGATTTGAAAAAGGCGTAGGACCTGTATTTGATAAAACGATAGATACTGAAGAAGATATTGAAACGCTTGACAGCAGTGCCGATGAAAAGCTTGAATACGTATATAAAGGTGTGAAACTTATTAGAGAAAGACTTCCTGAAGAAAAAGCTCTTATAGGATTCGCCGGAAGTCCTTGGACTATTGCTACTTATATGGTGGAAGGAAGAGGAAGCAAACAGTACGCAAAGATTAAAAAAATGGTTTATTCAAATCCTATGATGCTTCACAGACTTCTTGCGTTTAATACAAAAGAGACTATTGAATATCTCTCAAAACAGATTGAAGCCGGTGCCAATGCAGTTATGGTATTTGACAGCTGGGGAGGCGCTCTTGAGAAAGAGAAGTTTTTTGAATTTTCATGGAATTATATGAGAGAAATAGCTAAAAATATCAAATCAAAATATCCTCATATTCCTGTGATTTTATTCTCTAAAGGAGTAGGACTGTATATGGATGAAATGGACGGCGAATTTGACGTCGTGGGTGTTGACTGGGCTACACCGATTGACCATGCTTTAAGAATATTTAAAGACAACTATACCCTCCAGGGGAATATGGAACCGACCAGACTTTATTCGAAAACCGCCACGAAAGAAGCTGTACAGAGGATAGCTGACATAATGAAAGGTCACAGACATATATTTAACCTTGGGCACGGAATACTTCCGGATGTTCCTGTTGAAAATGCAAAATATTTTGTAAATTTATGTAAAGAACTGACAAGGAGAGGTTAA
- the hemB gene encoding porphobilinogen synthase, with protein MNLRRLRLNSNLRDMVRENHVHKEDLIMPVFIKEGLEGKNEIKSMPGIYQYGEKEFLDEIGECIDLGIKAVILFGIPKLKDSCGSDALDEEGLIARSVRTAKKAFGDKIAIITDLCFCEFTDHGHCGIINPHLKTVDNEATLEISAKQAIVHAKAGADMIAPSGMMDNIIETLRTALDENGFSHIPIMSYSTKFASAFYGPFRDAAESAPVDNEYVPKNRKTYQMDIANSREALLESIIDEAEGADILMVKPALAFMDIIKEIKENTLKPLCVYNVSGEYSMVKAAALNGWMDYDTLMMEILTSFKRAGADMIITYHAKDAAKLIK; from the coding sequence ATGAACCTGAGAAGACTTAGACTAAATTCAAATTTAAGAGATATGGTCAGAGAAAACCATGTACACAAAGAAGATCTGATAATGCCTGTATTTATTAAAGAAGGGCTTGAGGGCAAAAATGAAATAAAATCTATGCCCGGAATTTATCAGTACGGTGAAAAAGAATTTTTGGATGAAATAGGAGAATGTATTGATCTTGGAATTAAAGCGGTAATACTTTTCGGTATTCCTAAACTAAAAGACAGTTGCGGCAGCGATGCACTTGATGAAGAAGGTCTTATTGCTAGAAGCGTAAGGACTGCAAAAAAAGCATTCGGAGACAAAATAGCTATTATTACTGATTTATGCTTTTGCGAATTTACGGATCACGGACACTGCGGTATTATAAATCCTCATCTTAAAACTGTGGATAATGAAGCAACCTTGGAAATAAGCGCAAAACAGGCGATCGTTCACGCAAAAGCGGGTGCCGATATGATAGCGCCGAGCGGTATGATGGATAATATCATAGAAACGTTAAGAACAGCTCTTGATGAAAACGGATTTTCTCATATTCCTATTATGAGCTATTCAACTAAATTTGCAAGTGCGTTTTACGGACCTTTCAGGGATGCGGCTGAGAGTGCGCCTGTGGATAACGAATATGTGCCTAAAAACAGAAAAACATACCAGATGGATATAGCAAATTCGCGTGAAGCTCTGCTTGAAAGCATTATTGACGAAGCCGAAGGCGCAGATATTTTAATGGTAAAACCGGCGCTTGCGTTTATGGATATTATAAAAGAGATAAAAGAAAACACTCTTAAGCCTTTATGTGTATATAACGTAAGCGGTGAATATTCTATGGTAAAAGCGGCGGCTCTTAACGGATGGATGGATTATGATACTTTAATGATGGAAATACTAACATCATTTAAAAGAGCGGGTGCGGATATGATTATTACATATCACGCAAAAGACGCAGCAAAATTAATTAAGTAA
- the hemC gene encoding hydroxymethylbilane synthase: protein MKLTIATRGSKLALWQAEWVKSKLESMGHEIDLKIVTTTGDKILDKPLAEIGGKGLFIKEVEEALLRGDAQIAVHSLKDFPTQYETDHFTLAAIPVRESVEDVFLSENFETLAELPHNAVVGTSSIRRAMQLKAFREDLVITDLRGNVDTRINKLKDGKYDAIILAKAGVKRLGLLKSVKYFEVLDTDIMIPAMGQGALGIETINDSKVIEAVKPLNDFRTQICVTIERDFVDTLNLGCHAPVGVYAKIMTDDSIKVKAALLKDDKMIKKEIVIPFDEWENAGKEFAKEFM, encoded by the coding sequence ATGAAATTAACAATAGCAACAAGAGGCAGCAAGCTTGCATTATGGCAGGCAGAATGGGTTAAAAGCAAACTAGAAAGTATGGGTCATGAAATAGACCTTAAAATAGTGACTACAACAGGAGATAAAATTCTTGACAAACCTCTAGCGGAAATCGGAGGAAAAGGGCTTTTCATTAAAGAAGTGGAAGAAGCTCTTTTAAGAGGCGATGCGCAGATAGCGGTCCATTCACTAAAAGATTTTCCTACTCAGTATGAGACTGATCATTTTACATTAGCGGCAATTCCTGTGAGAGAATCTGTTGAAGATGTGTTTTTAAGTGAAAATTTTGAAACATTGGCGGAACTTCCTCACAATGCCGTTGTGGGTACGAGTTCAATCAGAAGAGCAATGCAGCTTAAAGCATTCAGGGAAGATCTTGTGATAACTGATCTTAGAGGTAATGTGGATACCAGAATCAATAAACTGAAAGACGGAAAATACGATGCTATTATATTGGCTAAAGCCGGCGTTAAAAGACTTGGACTGCTTAAAAGCGTTAAATATTTTGAAGTGTTGGATACAGATATAATGATTCCTGCAATGGGTCAGGGTGCGCTCGGAATTGAAACAATTAACGATTCGAAAGTTATCGAAGCTGTTAAACCTCTTAATGATTTCAGAACGCAGATCTGCGTAACGATTGAAAGAGATTTCGTTGATACCCTGAATCTTGGGTGTCATGCTCCTGTAGGTGTTTATGCGAAAATAATGACAGACGATTCTATAAAAGTAAAAGCTGCGTTACTAAAAGATGACAAAATGATAAAAAAAGAGATTGTAATACCTTTTGACGAATGGGAAAATGCAGGTAAAGAATTTGCAAAAGAATTTATGTAA
- the hemN gene encoding oxygen-independent coproporphyrinogen III oxidase: protein MQNNKFQNEKIDFKKLSKFSRHAPRYTSYPTAVEFKDLSEEDILPFLKGDKPLSLYFHLPFCKSACYFCGCNVVYTSKADKRTRYIEYLEKELETLSRHLNTDRLVRQVHFGGGTPTFFTPEELAEVYSLIKKHFKNYEEDAEISVEIDPRFFSKEHMDVMREFGVNRISFGVQDFNEETQKAVNRIQPFEITKNAVDIARNAGINSINIDLIYGLPYQSLETFKKTLDLVLKLNPDRLAVFNYAHVPWMKKGMRKIDETTLPSPEEKLKIFKYVIDFFENNGYIMVGMDHFAKPEDELFKAIAKGELHRNFQGYTTKGGADLIGVGLTSIGETEDAYMQNYKDLKSYEKAVDEGKIPVFRGVILTEEDKIRKYIIMEMMANFSFDIKRFEEKFGISFFDKFENEIKELQEFVDEGLVEITPEKIEVNKTGSLLIRNIVLPFDEYFKKMANQKVFSKSI, encoded by the coding sequence ATGCAAAATAATAAATTTCAAAATGAAAAAATAGATTTTAAAAAACTTAGTAAATTTTCAAGGCATGCTCCTAGATACACAAGTTATCCTACGGCTGTGGAATTTAAAGATTTAAGTGAAGAGGATATTCTTCCTTTTTTAAAAGGCGACAAGCCTCTTAGTCTTTATTTTCATCTTCCTTTTTGTAAAAGCGCATGTTATTTCTGCGGATGTAATGTTGTATATACTTCAAAAGCGGATAAAAGAACAAGGTATATCGAGTATCTTGAAAAAGAACTTGAAACGCTGAGCAGACACCTTAATACTGACAGACTGGTAAGACAGGTTCATTTTGGCGGAGGAACTCCTACATTTTTTACTCCTGAAGAGCTGGCCGAGGTATATTCTCTTATTAAAAAACATTTTAAAAATTATGAAGAAGATGCTGAAATCAGCGTAGAAATCGATCCAAGATTTTTTTCAAAAGAGCATATGGACGTAATGAGGGAATTTGGTGTAAACAGAATAAGTTTCGGAGTTCAGGATTTTAATGAAGAAACTCAAAAAGCGGTAAACAGAATTCAGCCGTTTGAAATTACAAAAAACGCTGTCGACATTGCCAGAAATGCCGGGATTAATTCAATAAATATCGATTTAATTTACGGATTGCCGTATCAGTCGCTTGAAACGTTTAAAAAAACTCTTGATTTAGTATTAAAACTAAATCCTGACAGACTGGCGGTATTTAACTATGCACACGTGCCTTGGATGAAAAAAGGCATGAGAAAAATCGACGAGACAACTCTTCCGAGTCCTGAAGAGAAACTGAAAATATTTAAATACGTTATTGATTTCTTTGAAAATAACGGCTATATAATGGTTGGAATGGATCATTTTGCAAAACCTGAAGACGAACTGTTTAAAGCTATTGCAAAAGGAGAACTTCACAGAAACTTCCAGGGATATACGACAAAAGGCGGGGCCGATTTAATAGGTGTGGGGCTTACGTCTATCGGTGAAACCGAAGATGCGTATATGCAAAACTACAAAGATCTGAAATCTTACGAAAAAGCGGTTGATGAAGGTAAAATTCCCGTATTCAGAGGAGTTATATTAACTGAAGAAGATAAAATAAGAAAATATATTATTATGGAAATGATGGCAAATTTCAGCTTTGACATAAAACGTTTTGAAGAAAAATTCGGAATCAGCTTTTTTGATAAATTTGAAAATGAAATTAAAGAGCTTCAGGAGTTTGTTGACGAAGGTCTTGTAGAAATTACTCCTGAAAAAATAGAAGTGAATAAAACAGGAAGTCTGTTAATTAGAAATATTGTGCTTCCTTTTGATGAATATTTCAAAAAAATGGCGAATCAAAAGGTGTTTTCAAAATCTATTTAA
- a CDS encoding nickel-dependent hydrogenase large subunit, giving the protein MSQIKLDPITRIEGHLKVEVNVNNGKVTDAKCSADMYRGIEKALKGYDYLTAIHITQRTCGCCPYAHAEAAALAIENALKIELNKNGKLLRNMVIGAYKLKDYLLHFYTLSLLDFMDIKAILDYEGNDSDLLELKRWVLKEISSNKVFPSPLFLQRFKANYITLKELNIVLIKHYLESFEIMKKIDTMVKIFGSKSPHMVSIEAGGVTTMPTADRLIKYIDLAKETSVFIQEKYLNDVIEVAKQYKEYFKIGKGPDNFLTFNTLLNLDGSYEFVQGISTDYKLNENIDPYNIVEYNGFAYYKESGGYKPLELTQLTPITLEEFKHETKKYSWSRAPRFEGRVVEVGPSAIIINTYLSGKNKKLNSLVDKINAELGITLQDYNSVMGRHLARAIISQLIMDKIFNDALNVDEGVLGFIQLPEIPNNVKGIGLTEATRGALAHFIEIGENGFIKNYEMIVPTTWNISPKDNSGIHGALEQMLIGTEIKDEKNPIEIARIVRSIDPCLACAVH; this is encoded by the coding sequence ATGTCTCAAATTAAATTAGATCCAATTACGAGAATAGAGGGACATTTAAAAGTAGAAGTAAATGTAAACAACGGTAAAGTCACGGATGCCAAATGCAGTGCCGACATGTATCGGGGTATTGAAAAAGCATTAAAAGGATATGATTATTTAACCGCTATTCACATAACTCAAAGAACATGCGGATGCTGTCCTTACGCTCATGCGGAAGCAGCGGCTTTAGCAATAGAAAACGCACTCAAAATAGAGTTAAACAAAAACGGAAAGCTTTTAAGAAACATGGTAATCGGAGCTTACAAACTAAAAGACTATCTTTTGCATTTTTATACATTGAGTCTGCTTGATTTTATGGATATTAAGGCGATTTTGGATTATGAAGGCAACGACAGTGATTTGCTTGAACTCAAAAGATGGGTTTTAAAAGAAATTTCATCTAACAAAGTGTTTCCATCTCCTCTTTTTTTACAGAGATTCAAAGCCAATTATATAACACTCAAAGAGTTAAATATAGTTTTAATTAAACATTATTTGGAAAGTTTTGAGATAATGAAAAAAATAGACACGATGGTGAAAATTTTCGGTTCCAAATCTCCGCATATGGTTTCTATAGAAGCAGGGGGAGTCACCACTATGCCTACCGCGGACAGGTTAATAAAATATATCGATCTGGCGAAAGAAACCAGTGTGTTTATACAAGAGAAATATTTAAATGATGTGATAGAAGTGGCAAAACAGTATAAAGAATATTTTAAAATAGGTAAAGGACCGGATAATTTTCTTACTTTTAACACTCTTTTAAATTTAGACGGTTCGTATGAATTTGTTCAGGGAATCAGCACGGATTATAAGCTGAATGAAAACATAGACCCTTACAATATTGTAGAGTATAACGGATTCGCCTATTACAAAGAAAGCGGAGGTTACAAGCCTCTGGAGCTTACCCAGCTGACACCTATCACTCTTGAGGAATTTAAACATGAAACAAAAAAATATTCCTGGTCAAGAGCTCCGAGATTTGAAGGACGTGTAGTCGAAGTTGGACCTTCGGCCATTATAATTAATACTTATTTAAGCGGCAAAAATAAAAAATTAAATTCATTGGTGGATAAAATCAACGCTGAACTGGGAATTACACTCCAGGATTATAATTCGGTGATGGGAAGGCACCTGGCAAGAGCTATTATTTCACAGCTGATAATGGATAAAATTTTCAACGATGCTTTAAATGTTGATGAGGGGGTTTTAGGATTTATTCAGCTTCCGGAAATACCTAACAATGTTAAGGGTATAGGGCTTACTGAAGCCACAAGGGGAGCGCTTGCGCATTTTATAGAAATAGGTGAAAACGGTTTTATTAAAAATTATGAAATGATAGTGCCTACTACATGGAACATTTCACCAAAAGACAACAGCGGTATCCACGGCGCCCTAGAACAGATGCTAATAGGCACTGAAATAAAAGATGAAAAAAATCCTATAGAAATAGCCAGAATAGTTAGAAGTATCGATCCTTGTCTGGCTTGTGCCGTGCATTAA
- a CDS encoding oxidoreductase, with protein sequence MMNRREFLKAVHKALIAAGGAGFFSMEELEALEIGDIKKPDIIWLQAMSCDGCSTSFLNADISILDILTSFTNVIFHPTLMAATGEMATDIIEKYKSDNLILVVEGAIPTQLPHACLMGDRFINDWIANTAKKAKAAISAGTCATFAGICDMKGMMTGAGSLRYFLEQENISTPVVNLPTCPMKPNHFLYTLFFYIKHNTLPPMDDSNRPLRFFGETIHDRCVYYYDYQEKNFAEKIGDRGCLFKLGCQGPVTKNDCVRSSNTYDKYNCIKSGHPCVGCASENFPRTIMFKRSDDKREIKKYKTFKRI encoded by the coding sequence ATGATGAACAGAAGAGAATTTTTAAAAGCAGTGCATAAAGCTCTTATTGCTGCCGGAGGTGCAGGGTTTTTCAGTATGGAAGAATTAGAAGCTCTAGAAATAGGAGATATTAAAAAACCGGATATTATTTGGCTGCAGGCAATGAGCTGTGACGGATGCTCCACTTCGTTTTTAAACGCCGATATCTCTATACTTGATATATTAACGTCGTTTACAAATGTTATTTTTCATCCCACTTTAATGGCCGCAACAGGTGAAATGGCTACGGATATTATTGAAAAATATAAAAGTGACAACCTGATTCTTGTTGTTGAAGGTGCGATTCCGACTCAGCTTCCGCATGCATGCTTGATGGGGGACAGGTTTATAAACGACTGGATTGCAAATACCGCCAAAAAAGCAAAAGCAGCTATTTCGGCAGGAACATGTGCGACTTTTGCGGGTATATGTGATATGAAGGGAATGATGACCGGTGCCGGCAGTCTGAGATATTTCTTAGAACAGGAAAATATATCAACTCCTGTAGTCAATCTGCCTACATGTCCTATGAAACCTAATCATTTTCTTTATACACTGTTTTTTTATATTAAACATAATACTCTGCCTCCTATGGACGATTCGAACAGACCTCTCAGATTTTTTGGAGAAACGATTCATGACAGATGCGTATACTATTATGACTATCAGGAAAAGAATTTTGCAGAAAAAATTGGAGACAGAGGATGTCTTTTTAAATTAGGATGTCAGGGACCTGTAACAAAAAACGACTGTGTAAGAAGTTCAAATACATATGATAAATATAACTGCATTAAATCTGGGCATCCTTGTGTAGGATGTGCCAGTGAAAATTTTCCTAGGACCATTATGTTCAAAAGAAGCGACGATAAAAGAGAAATAAAAAAATATAAAACGTTTAAAAGGATATAA